Proteins encoded in a region of the Ornithodoros turicata isolate Travis chromosome 3, ASM3712646v1, whole genome shotgun sequence genome:
- the LOC135389519 gene encoding uncharacterized protein LOC135389519, whose protein sequence is MPHHAVIRRDRETTKVRIVFDASSKSPGCISLNEALHAGPNLNPDVLQLLLQFRTYEVALTADVEKAFLQIQLDPSDRDCLRFLWYAEPPKTGEPLPPVETWRMTRVPFGAKSSPFLLAATIRHHLKSAETLYPQTAPLLSNHFYVDDLVVGVDTVQEALTLYRESQAIFRDAGMKLVKWTTNRSELQGTFEDDGTASPSATSQRKVLRLGWDISTDEIRYSLNSITEFLESNLNTGIKRYVLQAVARIYDPFGYVTPYVVTAKILLQRIWLAKLNWDDRLPEDLKNTWSTWCRQVPLLARVSLPRRLTALNISEASCSLHIFSDASPRAYGAAAYLVINDGSGYTEACLVLAKTRVAPLKTVSLPRLELMAAVIASRLLKFVQSALAITQAATILWTDSEITLHWIYGAPSDWKPFVQNRVAEIQGVTDPHQWRYCPGYDNPADLLTRGTSCLHLIESKLWWKGPSWLIDQQSWPPPWRVPQETSEEVRNEAKGNDLYSAPASVKVPIMNADRYSSLHKLLLVTAWVLRFLHNSTHTSQKKTGVLTAEEISAAEQYWILTAQLESFGPHPTTHKSLQNVSLFHDEKGVLRMTGRLQYSDLHESAKHPIVIPSDHPITAMLISRAHTRLLHAGVQETLAELCKEHWIIRGRQVVKKTLHGCRICRRAKAQACSEAAESKGEPGGRTLRPVQLLYRLEADS, encoded by the coding sequence ATGCCGCACCATGCAGTCATACGAAGGGACCGCGAGACTACAAAGGTCCGTATTGTATTTGATGCGTCGTCGAAGTCCCCTGGTTGCATCTCCCTCAACGAGGCCTTACACGCTGGGCCAAACCTGAACCCCGACGTCCTACAACTGTTGCTACAGTTTCGCACGTACGAAGTGGCTCTAACGGCGGATGTAGAGAAGGCATTCCTTCAAATTCAACTGGACCCATCCGACCGTGACTGTTTGCGATTCTTGTGGTATGCCGAGCCTCCTAAGACGGGTGAACCTTTGCCACCGGTTGAGACTTGGCGGATGACGCGGGTTCCCTTCGGAGCGAAATCGAGCCCCTTCCTCCTTGCAGCGACTATACGTCATCATCTAAAGTCAGCAGAGACGTTGTACCCGCAGACAGCTCCTCTGCTGTCAAATCACTTTTATGTGGACGATCTCGTTGTCGGCGTCGACACTGTCCAGGAGGCGCTCACTCTTTACCGCGAATCACAAGCAATATTTCGTGACGCTGGCATGAAGCTGGTGAAATGGACTACCAACCGCTCGGAGCTTCAGGGAACTTTCGAGGACGATGGAACTGCAAGCCCATCCGCTACGTCACAGAGGAAGGTTCTTAGACTCGGCTGGGACATCAGCACCGATGAAATCCGGTACTCCCTGAATTCCATCACGGAGTTCCTCGAGAGTAACTTGAACACCGGCATTAAGCGTTATGTGCTTCAAGCCGTTGCACGTATCTATGATCCCTTCGGCTACGTGACGCCATACGTTGTCACGGCCAAGATTCTGCTACAACGTATTTGGCTGGCAAAGCTGAACTGGGACGACAGGCTACCAGAAGATCTCAAGAACACGTGGTCTACGTGGTGCAGGCAGGTACCCCTACTGGCTCGCGTTTCCCTACCGCGGAGGTTAACTGCTCTCAACATTTCTGAAGCCTCCTGCTCGTTGCACATTTTCAGTGACGCCAGTCCGCGAGCATATGGGGCAGCAGCTTATCTTGTGATTAATGACGGTAGTGGATATACTGAAGCGTGCCTCGTTTTGGCGAAGACCAGAGTTGCTCCGCTGAAGACAGTCTCACTACCAAGGTTGGAACTGATGGCCGCAGTAATCGCTTCTCGGCTTTTGAAGTTCGTTCAGAGTGCGTTAGCAATAACCCAAGCCGCGACTATTCTGTGGACGGACTCGGAGATAACACTGCACTGGATTTACGGAGCACCAAGCGACTGGAAACCGTTCGTGCAGAACCGAGTGGCTGAAATACAGGGCGTTACGGATCCTCATCAGTGGCGATATTGTCCGGGCTATGACAATCCTGCAGACCTGCTCACAAGGGGTACTTCATGTCTTCACCTGATAGAGAGCAAACTCTGGTGGAAAGGTCCGTCATGGCTGATCGATCAGCAGTCTTGGCCTCCACCTTGGCGGGTTCCGCAAGAAACGTCTGAGGAGGTGCGAAACGAGGCTAAGGGCAACGACTTGTACTCCGCGCCCGCATCTGTAAAGGTTCCCATAATGAATGCGGACAGGTACAGTTCGCTTCACAAGCTGCTGCTGGTTACCGCCTGGGTCTTGAGGTTCCTGCACAACAGTACGCACACCTCCCAGAAGAAGACTGGTGTCCTTACAGCCGAGGAGATCTCAGCGGCGGAACAGTACTGGATTTTGACGGCTCAGCTTGAGTCTTTTGGGCCTCATCCGACCACTCACAAGTCCCTTCAGAATGTATCGCTGTTTCATGACGAGAAAGGCGTCCTCCGCATGACAGGTCGACTGCAGTACAGCGATCTCCACGAATCAGCGAAGCACCCCATTGTCATACCTTCGGATCACCCGATTACGGCAATGCTGATTTCCCGGGCACACACAAGACTGCTTCATGCCGGAGTTCAAGAAACCTTGGCAGAACTGTGCAAAGAGCATTGGATTATTCGGGGACGTCAAGTGGTGAAGAAGACGCTGCACGGATGCCGTATCTGTCGCCGAGCAAAGGCCCAGGCCTGCTCAGAAGCCGCTGAGAGCAAAGGAGAGCCAGGAGGACGGACACTCAGGCCGGTCCAGCTTCTCTACAGACTGGAAGCAGACAGCTGA